CAGCGAGATCGACTTCGTCTGCGCGGAAGCGAACCGCCTCCGGCTTCGCTACCCCAAAGTGCTGGTCGCGCCGATGCTCTACAAGGTCGAGGAAAACAGGCTCTACCTGATCGACGAATAGGCTGGAGGAGGCCGCGCCCTCTTGCCGCCACGGCCGGAGGACGCGCAGCGGAACGCCCCTGAAGCGAGCAGGCGGCGCTCGGTGGACGGGGCGCGAAGCGCGGAGGGTTCTGGCGGCGCGGACGTGCTGCCGGACAACCTGCCGGGACAGCTCGCACGATGATTCTCACCCCGGAGCGCAGCGCTCTGCGCCCCGGACACGTATGCCCGCTTCCCCCTGGTGCCCATCCGAAGGGGGAAGCCGCAAGACTCACCGCGGGAACGAGCATGACCAAACCTCAGTCCTTCCTGACGCCCGAGCAGCTGGAACAGATCCGGCAGGAGCTGCAGCGAAGCCTGGCCCGCCTGGAGCGGAGCATGAGATCCAACGGCGCCAGCCGGACGCCTGATCTCGATCAGTCCGCCGTGGGGCGCCTCTCCCGCATTGAAGCGCTCCAGAATCAAGGCATGACGCAGAACCTGCACGAGCGCGAGCGGCTGCAGCTCGAGCAGGTGCTGAAAGCCCTGGAGCGAATCGAGGACGGGACTTTCGGCTACTGCGCCGACTGTCGGGCCCCGATCCGCTTCGAGCGCCTCCTCGTCTTTCCCGAGACGCTGAACTGCGCCGCCTGCGGCAGCGGAAACTGACTCTGCGGTCACCCCCCGTTCCGCGCCATCCGGTCGTCTGTTAACTTCCGAGGATGCTGCAGCGCATCTTGTCGGTCTGGGTCTGGGCGGTCACCGCGATCATTACGATTCTGTGGCTGCCCTGGCTGGCGCTCATCTACGCCGTGACCGTCCCCTTCGATCCGGGGCGGTACGTGGTCGGCCGCTGGTTCAGGAGGGCGGCGGTGGTGGCTGTAGCTCTGAATCCACTCTGGAAGTTCCGCACATCGGGGGTACGGGTCACTGATCCGCGACGGCCCTACGTGGCGGTCTCCAATCACGAATCGCTGGCGGACATCTTCCTGATCAGCCATCTCCCGTGGGAGATGAAGTGGCTGTCCAAGGAGTCGATCTTCCGCATTCCCGTCATGGGCTGGATGATGCGGATGGCCGGCGATATCCCTGTTCGCAGGAACGAGCTGAACAGCCGCGCCCAGGCGCTCGAGGGCTGTCGCGAGCGACTCCGGCAAGGCGTTTCGGTGATGATCTTCCCGGAGGGAACCCGCTCCCGTACCGACGACCTCCTGCCGTTCAAGGACGGGGCCTTCCGGCTTGCGATCGAAGCAGGGGTTCCGATCCTGCCGCTGGTGGTTGCGGGGACTCGCGGGGCGATGCAGAAAGGTTCGCTGGTCTTTGGTCGCGCCGTCGCCG
The window above is part of the Longimicrobiaceae bacterium genome. Proteins encoded here:
- a CDS encoding TraR/DksA C4-type zinc finger protein, whose translation is MTKPQSFLTPEQLEQIRQELQRSLARLERSMRSNGASRTPDLDQSAVGRLSRIEALQNQGMTQNLHERERLQLEQVLKALERIEDGTFGYCADCRAPIRFERLLVFPETLNCAACGSGN
- a CDS encoding lysophospholipid acyltransferase family protein, producing MLQRILSVWVWAVTAIITILWLPWLALIYAVTVPFDPGRYVVGRWFRRAAVVAVALNPLWKFRTSGVRVTDPRRPYVAVSNHESLADIFLISHLPWEMKWLSKESIFRIPVMGWMMRMAGDIPVRRNELNSRAQALEGCRERLRQGVSVMIFPEGTRSRTDDLLPFKDGAFRLAIEAGVPILPLVVAGTRGAMQKGSLVFGRAVAEVRALEPISTEGLTVADVPALRDRVRDLIIAGRAQLRRELEAAERPRLSGAPRSA